A DNA window from Rhodococcus sp. Z13 contains the following coding sequences:
- a CDS encoding TlyA family RNA methyltransferase → MARRARVDAELVRRGLARSREHASELIAAGRVLISGTVATKPATAVEPNTPLIVTEVADEVNWASRGAHKLLGALEAFTPQGVTVAGKRCLDAGASTGGFTDVLLHEGAAEVVAVDVGYGQLVWRLQSDERVHVMDRTNVRSIDAETIGGPVDLVVADLSFISLKLVLPAFVACAKPGADLLPMVKPQFEVGKDRVGSGGVVRDPALRTEAVVDVAREAQRLGLRTLGAVASPLPGPSGNVEYFLWLRAGAPGSEELDPEVIERIERAVQEGPQ, encoded by the coding sequence GTGGCACGCCGGGCACGAGTGGATGCGGAACTGGTCCGCCGCGGACTGGCACGGTCGCGGGAACACGCCTCCGAGCTGATCGCCGCCGGGCGGGTGCTGATCTCCGGCACGGTCGCGACCAAACCCGCGACCGCCGTCGAACCGAACACCCCGCTGATCGTCACCGAGGTCGCCGACGAGGTGAACTGGGCGTCCCGCGGCGCCCACAAACTCCTCGGCGCGCTCGAGGCGTTCACCCCGCAGGGCGTGACGGTCGCGGGCAAGCGGTGCCTCGACGCGGGCGCCTCCACCGGCGGATTCACCGACGTGCTGCTGCACGAGGGGGCCGCGGAGGTCGTCGCCGTCGACGTCGGCTACGGACAACTGGTGTGGCGGCTGCAGTCCGACGAGCGTGTGCACGTGATGGATCGAACGAATGTGCGTAGCATCGACGCCGAGACGATCGGGGGGCCGGTCGACCTGGTGGTCGCCGACCTGTCGTTCATCTCGCTGAAACTGGTGCTCCCGGCGTTCGTGGCCTGCGCGAAGCCCGGCGCCGATCTGCTGCCGATGGTCAAGCCGCAGTTCGAGGTCGGCAAGGACCGGGTGGGCAGCGGCGGCGTCGTGCGCGACCCGGCCCTGCGCACCGAAGCGGTGGTCGACGTGGCCCGCGAGGCGCAGCGGCTCGGCCTGCGCACCCTCGGCGCCGTGGCGAGCCCGCTGCCGGGGCCGTCGGGGAACGTCGAGTACTTCCTGTGGCTGCGGGCCGGTGCGCCGGGGTCGGAGGAACTCGACCCCGAGGTGATCGAACGGATCGAACGTGCGGTGCAGGAAGGACCACAGTGA
- the tyrS gene encoding tyrosine--tRNA ligase, protein MTEHILDELTWRGLIAQSTDLDALRRDLDAGPITLYAGFDPTGPSLHAGHLVPLLALKRFQRAGHRPIVLAGGATGMIGDPRDVGERTMNSADTVAEWAERIRGQLERFVDFDDSPTGAIIANNMDWTGKLSAIDFLRDIGKHFSVNVMLARDTVKRRLESDGISYTEFSYMLLQANDYVQLRREYGCALQVGGSDQWGNIIAGVELNRRTDGASVHALTVPLVTSSDGKKFGKSTGGGSLWLDPEMTSPYAWYQYFVNAADADVVKYLRWFTFLDKEELAELETATLERPHAREAQKRLAAEMTTLVHGAHHTAAVELASRALFGRGELAELDEATLAAALTEASVTELHPGEPNTIVDLLVASGLCESKGAARRTIKEGGASVNNVRVSSEEWTPEDGELLHGQWLVLRRGKRNFAGVRVVRG, encoded by the coding sequence GTGACTGAGCACATTCTCGACGAACTGACCTGGCGCGGGCTCATCGCGCAATCGACCGATCTCGACGCCCTCAGGCGCGATCTCGATGCGGGTCCGATCACCCTCTATGCGGGCTTCGATCCCACCGGGCCCAGCCTGCACGCCGGTCACCTCGTGCCGCTCCTCGCGCTCAAGCGCTTCCAGCGTGCCGGCCATCGGCCCATCGTCCTCGCCGGCGGCGCCACGGGCATGATCGGCGATCCCCGGGACGTGGGGGAGCGCACCATGAACTCCGCGGACACCGTCGCCGAATGGGCCGAGCGGATCCGCGGCCAGCTCGAACGGTTCGTCGACTTCGACGACTCCCCGACGGGCGCGATCATCGCCAACAACATGGACTGGACCGGCAAGCTGTCGGCCATCGACTTCCTGCGCGACATCGGCAAGCACTTCTCGGTGAACGTCATGCTCGCGCGCGACACGGTCAAGCGCCGCCTCGAGTCGGACGGTATCTCCTACACCGAGTTCAGCTACATGCTGCTGCAGGCCAACGACTACGTGCAGTTGCGCCGCGAGTACGGCTGCGCGCTGCAGGTCGGCGGCTCCGACCAGTGGGGCAACATCATCGCCGGTGTCGAGCTCAACCGCCGCACCGACGGTGCGTCCGTCCACGCGCTGACGGTTCCGCTGGTCACCTCGTCCGACGGAAAGAAGTTCGGCAAGTCCACCGGCGGCGGAAGCCTGTGGCTCGACCCCGAGATGACCAGCCCTTACGCCTGGTACCAGTACTTCGTCAACGCGGCCGACGCCGACGTCGTCAAGTACCTGCGCTGGTTCACCTTCCTCGACAAGGAGGAGCTGGCCGAGCTCGAGACCGCGACCCTCGAGCGTCCCCACGCCCGCGAGGCACAGAAGCGTCTCGCTGCGGAGATGACCACCCTGGTGCACGGCGCGCACCACACCGCCGCCGTGGAGCTGGCGAGCCGCGCCCTGTTCGGCCGCGGCGAACTCGCCGAGCTCGACGAGGCGACTCTCGCCGCCGCACTGACCGAGGCCTCGGTGACCGAACTGCATCCGGGTGAACCGAACACCATCGTGGATCTGCTCGTGGCGTCGGGTCTGTGCGAGAGCAAGGGCGCGGCCCGCCGCACGATCAAGGAGGGTGGCGCCTCGGTGAACAACGTCCGCGTCTCCTCGGAGGAGTGGACTCCGGAGGACGGCGAACTGCTGCACGGACAGTGGCTCGTGCTGCGTCGCGGCAAGCGGAACTTCGCCGGCGTCCGCGTCGTCCGGGGCTGA
- a CDS encoding DNA-3-methyladenine glycosylase: MTGTRRTVHDLEALTPLEAAEALLGATVRVGDAAVRLTEVEAYGGPEDGPWPDPAAHSYRGRTPRNAVMYGPAGHLYVYRSYGLHFCANVSLGPDGVAGAVLLRGGEVVDGEAAVRTRRTPGTPFGNLARGPGNLAAALGLTLDDNGIDVGAAHARVRVTLADGAPAGEVRHGPRVGISTAADRPWRVWVAGAVGVSAYRRSPRAPAAPKP; the protein is encoded by the coding sequence CTGACCGGCACCCGCCGCACCGTCCACGATCTCGAGGCGCTCACCCCGCTCGAGGCGGCCGAGGCGCTGCTCGGGGCCACCGTCCGGGTCGGTGACGCGGCCGTACGCCTCACGGAGGTCGAGGCGTACGGCGGACCGGAGGACGGACCCTGGCCCGACCCGGCCGCGCACTCCTATCGCGGGCGGACCCCGCGTAACGCGGTGATGTACGGACCGGCCGGGCACCTGTACGTCTACCGCAGCTACGGCCTGCACTTCTGCGCCAACGTCTCCCTCGGCCCCGACGGGGTCGCCGGAGCCGTACTGCTGCGCGGCGGTGAGGTCGTCGACGGCGAAGCCGCCGTCCGCACCCGCCGCACACCGGGCACCCCCTTCGGCAACCTCGCGCGCGGACCCGGCAATCTCGCGGCCGCACTGGGGCTGACCCTGGACGACAACGGCATCGACGTGGGGGCCGCGCACGCGCGGGTGCGCGTGACCCTCGCCGACGGAGCGCCCGCCGGAGAGGTCCGGCACGGTCCGCGGGTGGGCATCAGCACCGCCGCCGACCGGCCCTGGCGGGTGTGGGTCGCCGGCGCCGTCGGAGTGTCCGCCTACCGCAGAAGCCCACGCGCGCCCGCGGCCCCGAAGCCGTAG
- the argH gene encoding argininosuccinate lyase, whose amino-acid sequence MTTHGTNEGALWGGRFASGPAAAMAALSKSTHFDWALAPYDVRASQAHAKVLHRAGLLTDDDLATMLDGLERLAADVASGAFTPAESDEDVHGALERGLIERVGPEVGGRLRAGRSRNDQVATLFRMWLRDSARRIADGVLDVVDAIAGQAAAHPDAVMPGKTHLQAAQPVLLAHHLLAHAHPLLRDVDRLRDFDKRAAVSPYGSGALAGSSLGLDPDAIAADLGFDSAADNSIDATSSRDFAAEAAFVFAQIAVDLSRMAEEVILWSTPEFGYVTLADEWSTGSSIMPQKKNPDVSELTRGKAGRLIGNLTGLLATLKAQPLAYNRDLQEDKEPVFDSVAQLELLLPAITGLVSTLTFHTDRMAELAPAGFTLATDIAEWMVRQGVPFRVAHEAAGACVRTAEARGVGLEDLTDEELAAVDPALTPQVREVLTVEGSIASRNARGGTAGVRVAEQLERVRENSAQLRGWVRD is encoded by the coding sequence ATGACCACTCACGGCACCAACGAAGGTGCCCTGTGGGGCGGCCGGTTCGCATCCGGACCGGCCGCCGCCATGGCGGCGCTGAGCAAGTCCACGCACTTCGACTGGGCACTCGCCCCTTACGACGTGCGCGCCTCGCAGGCCCACGCCAAGGTCCTCCACCGCGCCGGGCTCCTCACCGACGACGACCTCGCGACGATGCTCGACGGCCTCGAGCGCCTCGCCGCCGACGTCGCCTCCGGTGCCTTCACCCCGGCCGAATCCGACGAGGACGTGCACGGCGCACTCGAACGCGGCCTCATCGAACGGGTCGGACCCGAGGTCGGCGGACGTCTCCGCGCGGGCCGCTCCCGCAACGACCAGGTCGCCACCCTGTTCCGCATGTGGCTGCGCGACAGCGCGCGGCGCATCGCCGACGGGGTCCTCGACGTCGTCGACGCCATCGCCGGCCAGGCCGCCGCCCATCCCGACGCGGTCATGCCCGGCAAGACCCACCTGCAGGCGGCGCAACCGGTGCTGCTCGCGCACCACCTGCTCGCCCACGCCCACCCGCTGCTGCGGGACGTCGACCGGCTGCGCGACTTCGACAAGCGCGCGGCGGTCTCGCCCTACGGCTCGGGTGCCCTGGCCGGTTCGTCGCTCGGGCTCGATCCCGACGCGATCGCCGCCGACCTGGGCTTCGACTCGGCGGCGGACAACTCCATCGACGCGACCAGCTCCCGCGACTTCGCCGCCGAGGCGGCGTTCGTGTTCGCGCAGATCGCCGTCGACCTGTCCCGCATGGCCGAAGAGGTGATCCTGTGGAGCACCCCCGAGTTCGGGTACGTCACCCTCGCCGACGAGTGGTCCACCGGATCGTCGATCATGCCGCAGAAGAAGAACCCGGACGTGTCCGAGCTCACCCGCGGCAAGGCCGGCCGGCTCATCGGCAACCTCACCGGACTGCTCGCCACCCTCAAGGCGCAGCCGCTCGCGTACAACCGCGACCTGCAGGAGGACAAGGAACCGGTCTTCGACTCGGTGGCACAGCTCGAACTGCTGCTGCCGGCGATCACCGGACTGGTGAGCACCCTCACCTTCCACACCGACCGCATGGCCGAACTCGCCCCCGCCGGATTCACCCTCGCGACCGACATCGCCGAGTGGATGGTCCGCCAGGGCGTGCCCTTCCGCGTCGCCCACGAGGCGGCCGGGGCGTGCGTGCGGACCGCCGAGGCGCGCGGCGTGGGCCTCGAGGACCTCACCGACGAGGAGCTCGCCGCCGTCGACCCGGCGCTGACCCCGCAGGTGCGGGAGGTGCTCACCGTCGAGGGTTCGATCGCCTCGCGCAACGCCCGCGGCGGTACCGCCGGGGTGCGTGTCGCCGAGCAGCTCGAGCGTGTGCGCGAGAACAGCGCGCAGCTGAGGGGCTGGGTGCGCGACTGA
- a CDS encoding Trm112 family protein: protein MAVDPTLLSILACPEDKGPLLLVDDTVLYNPRLRRAYPIENGIPVLLVDEAREVTDAEHDDYVARGVAGWSQD from the coding sequence GTGGCTGTCGATCCCACTCTCCTGAGCATCCTGGCCTGCCCCGAGGACAAGGGGCCGCTGCTGCTCGTCGACGACACGGTGCTCTACAACCCGCGTCTGCGCCGGGCGTACCCCATCGAGAACGGCATCCCCGTGCTGCTCGTCGACGAGGCCCGCGAGGTCACCGACGCCGAACACGACGACTATGTGGCGCGTGGCGTCGCCGGCTGGAGTCAGGACTGA
- a CDS encoding AMP-binding protein: protein MGRRVGGFVALDTDVVAESVRRLVATAQNGLEVLRYGGLDPGAPSSPHQVVERTSMYRLRRYFPNSDTASSGIPVVLVPPMMVSAEVYDVTRDAGAVGTLHEMGLDPWVVDFGSPDQEEGGWKRTLTDHILALDEVVDHVRSYTGRDVHLGGYSQGGMFCYQVAAYRRSRGIASLITFGSPVDTLAALPFGIPEILATRSADFLADHVFNRLSITGWMARTGFQLLDPVKTVRSRIDFLRQLHDREALLPREPQRRFLDDEGWVAWSGPAVAEVLRQFIAHNRMVSGGFVINDRAVTLADITCPVLAFVGEVDDIGQPLAVRGIRKAAPRAEVYEYTLRAGHFGLVVGTVASQQTWPAVGEWVQWREGIGDRPVGMATMAVPDPEADHGTGVSIASRVTHTVATLADVGTEVGKGVTDLAVGAVRGARGLTGEAVRALPRLARLGQIQPRTRISVGSLLSEVGRKNPHRECFIFEDRVYTFEAVNRRIDNVVLGLVDSGVRPAMHVGVLMDVRPSAMAAVAAISRIGAVSVLIPPGPDVAEAVRLGGVEKIVTDPENLDSAVATGLPALVLGGGDVRDLDVDPDADVVDLERLDISGVQLPGWYVPDPGLARELAFILFNGSGDTLSVRRVTNYRWALSAFGTATAASLGRGDTMYCLAPLHHSSGLLVSFGGALAGGARIALSRGLDPSQFSDEVHRYGVTVVTYTWSMMREVLDSPSLHIDAIHPIRLFIGSGMPPGLWRRTLERFEPARVLEFYASTEGNVVLANVSGAKIGSKGRPLPGSADVRLAAYDAATGRLVEDERGFVREAQDGEVGLLLGRPGPSASVLSTVMRGVFEAGDMWVSTDFLFRRDADGDYWLLDNRRAVIPTHHGPVFSQIVADVLDSIPRVDIAVAYGITVGGTDIAVAACTLRENKAPTAAEITAAFDAIPPDERPDLVHVVRDIPLGPSYRPSADALRERGLPTPTVRTWYLDPGTGTYKRFTKAVAAEWKAATAGTSTGAR, encoded by the coding sequence ATGGGCAGGCGTGTAGGAGGGTTCGTGGCACTGGACACCGATGTAGTGGCCGAGTCGGTCCGGCGGCTCGTCGCCACCGCTCAGAACGGTCTCGAGGTGCTCCGCTACGGCGGGCTCGATCCGGGGGCGCCCTCGTCGCCTCATCAGGTCGTCGAGCGCACCTCGATGTACCGGCTGCGCCGCTACTTCCCGAACTCCGACACCGCCTCGTCCGGCATCCCCGTCGTCCTCGTACCCCCGATGATGGTCTCCGCCGAGGTCTACGACGTCACCCGCGACGCCGGCGCCGTCGGCACCCTCCACGAGATGGGCCTCGACCCCTGGGTCGTCGACTTCGGCTCGCCCGACCAGGAGGAGGGCGGCTGGAAACGCACCCTCACCGACCACATCCTCGCCCTCGACGAGGTCGTCGACCACGTCCGCTCCTACACCGGACGGGACGTGCACCTCGGCGGCTACTCGCAGGGCGGCATGTTCTGCTACCAGGTCGCCGCCTACCGGCGCAGCCGCGGCATCGCCAGCCTGATCACCTTCGGCAGCCCCGTCGACACCCTCGCCGCGCTGCCCTTCGGCATCCCCGAGATCCTCGCCACCCGATCCGCGGACTTCCTCGCCGACCACGTCTTCAACCGCCTGTCCATCACCGGATGGATGGCCCGCACCGGCTTCCAGCTGCTCGACCCCGTCAAGACGGTGCGCTCGCGCATCGACTTCCTGCGTCAGCTCCACGACCGCGAGGCCCTGCTCCCGCGCGAACCGCAGCGCCGCTTCCTCGACGACGAGGGCTGGGTCGCCTGGTCCGGACCCGCCGTCGCCGAGGTGCTGCGCCAGTTCATCGCGCACAACCGCATGGTCAGCGGCGGCTTCGTCATCAACGACCGCGCGGTGACCCTCGCCGACATCACCTGCCCCGTCCTCGCCTTCGTCGGCGAGGTCGACGACATCGGCCAACCGCTCGCCGTCCGCGGCATCCGCAAGGCCGCCCCACGCGCCGAGGTCTACGAATACACCCTGCGCGCAGGACATTTCGGTCTCGTCGTCGGGACCGTCGCATCGCAGCAGACCTGGCCCGCGGTGGGGGAGTGGGTGCAGTGGCGCGAGGGCATCGGCGACCGCCCCGTGGGCATGGCCACCATGGCCGTCCCCGACCCGGAGGCCGACCACGGCACCGGCGTCTCCATCGCCTCCCGCGTGACCCACACCGTCGCCACCCTCGCCGACGTCGGCACCGAGGTCGGCAAGGGGGTCACCGACCTGGCGGTCGGCGCCGTGCGCGGCGCCCGCGGCCTGACCGGCGAAGCCGTGCGCGCACTGCCGCGCCTGGCCCGGCTCGGGCAGATCCAGCCGCGCACCCGCATCTCCGTCGGCAGCCTCCTCTCCGAGGTCGGCCGCAAGAACCCCCACCGCGAGTGCTTCATCTTCGAGGACCGCGTCTACACCTTCGAGGCGGTCAACCGTCGCATCGACAACGTCGTGCTCGGCCTCGTCGACAGCGGCGTCCGACCCGCCATGCACGTCGGCGTCCTCATGGACGTGCGGCCCAGCGCCATGGCCGCCGTCGCCGCCATCTCCCGCATCGGCGCCGTGTCGGTGCTCATCCCGCCCGGCCCGGACGTCGCCGAAGCCGTCCGGCTCGGGGGTGTCGAGAAGATCGTCACCGACCCCGAGAACCTCGACAGTGCCGTCGCCACCGGGCTGCCGGCCCTCGTCCTCGGCGGCGGCGACGTGCGCGACCTCGACGTCGATCCCGACGCCGACGTCGTCGACCTCGAACGACTCGACATCTCCGGGGTGCAGCTGCCCGGCTGGTACGTCCCCGATCCCGGCCTGGCCCGCGAACTCGCCTTCATCCTGTTCAACGGCAGCGGCGACACCCTCTCCGTACGCCGGGTCACCAACTACCGGTGGGCGCTGTCGGCCTTCGGCACCGCGACCGCCGCGTCGCTCGGCCGCGGCGACACCATGTACTGCCTCGCGCCGCTGCACCACTCCTCCGGTCTGCTCGTCAGCTTCGGCGGGGCCCTCGCCGGCGGCGCCCGCATCGCACTGTCCCGCGGACTGGACCCCTCGCAGTTCAGCGACGAGGTGCACCGCTACGGCGTCACCGTCGTCACCTACACCTGGTCGATGATGCGCGAGGTGCTCGACAGCCCGTCGCTGCACATCGACGCCATCCACCCCATCCGCCTGTTCATCGGCTCCGGCATGCCACCCGGCCTGTGGCGACGCACCCTCGAACGCTTCGAACCGGCGCGCGTGCTCGAGTTCTACGCCTCCACCGAGGGCAACGTCGTGCTCGCCAACGTCTCCGGCGCCAAGATCGGATCGAAGGGCCGGCCCCTGCCCGGCAGCGCCGACGTCCGCCTGGCCGCCTACGACGCGGCCACCGGACGGCTCGTCGAGGACGAACGCGGCTTCGTCCGCGAAGCGCAGGACGGCGAGGTGGGCCTGCTCCTCGGCCGCCCCGGCCCCTCCGCCTCGGTGCTGAGCACCGTCATGCGCGGCGTCTTCGAGGCCGGCGACATGTGGGTGTCCACCGACTTCCTGTTCCGCCGCGACGCCGACGGCGACTACTGGCTGCTCGACAACCGGCGGGCCGTGATCCCCACCCACCACGGACCGGTGTTCTCCCAGATCGTCGCCGACGTGCTCGACTCCATCCCGCGCGTCGACATCGCCGTCGCCTACGGCATCACCGTCGGCGGCACCGACATCGCCGTCGCCGCGTGCACCCTGCGCGAGAACAAGGCCCCGACCGCCGCGGAGATCACCGCCGCCTTCGACGCGATCCCACCGGACGAACGTCCCGACCTCGTGCACGTCGTGCGGGACATCCCCCTCGGCCCGTCCTACCGGCCCTCGGCCGATGCGCTCCGCGAGCGGGGACTGCCGACCCCGACGGTGCGCACCTGGTACCTGGATCCCGGCACCGGCACCTACAAGCGGTTCACCAAGGCGGTCGCCGCGGAATGGAAGGCGGCCACGGCCGGGACGTCGACCGGTGCGCGGTAG
- a CDS encoding HAD-IIA family hydrolase produces the protein MTEGNLPVGKTLREIYDVLLLDLDGTVYRGAQPVPGAREALTGGDDTVLYVTNNASRRPADVALHLRELGFPAEDASVVTSSQSAARLLAEQLPAGTPVLVVGTEALAEEIAAVGLEPVRTADAGPAAVVQGHSPDTGWAMLAEATLAVRSGALWVATNIDSTLPTERGLVLGNGSMVAAVRNATGATPLVAGKPAAPLLEDAIRRGAARRPLVIGDRLDTDIEGADAVGADSLLVLTGVSTVADLLRAPARQRPTYVAGSLTSLDEPAERLRPAADPAWTVTVDGGDLHLAATGDSDDPMQALRAVLDLAWAEPAFGQVVADDARARAVLAAWGVPA, from the coding sequence GTGACCGAGGGGAACCTCCCTGTCGGCAAGACTCTCCGCGAGATCTACGACGTCCTGCTGCTCGACCTCGACGGCACCGTGTACCGGGGTGCGCAACCGGTGCCCGGTGCCCGCGAGGCCCTGACCGGTGGCGACGACACCGTCCTGTACGTGACCAACAACGCGAGTCGCCGGCCCGCGGACGTGGCGCTGCACCTGCGCGAACTCGGCTTCCCCGCCGAGGACGCGTCGGTGGTCACCAGCTCCCAGTCCGCGGCCCGGCTGCTCGCCGAGCAACTGCCCGCCGGCACGCCCGTGCTGGTCGTCGGCACCGAGGCGCTGGCCGAGGAGATCGCCGCGGTCGGTCTCGAGCCGGTGCGTACCGCCGACGCCGGTCCGGCCGCGGTCGTACAGGGCCATTCCCCGGACACCGGCTGGGCGATGCTCGCCGAGGCCACCCTGGCGGTGCGGTCCGGTGCCCTGTGGGTCGCCACCAACATCGACTCGACCCTGCCGACCGAGCGGGGGCTCGTGTTGGGCAACGGGTCGATGGTCGCCGCGGTGCGCAACGCCACCGGCGCGACCCCTCTCGTCGCGGGCAAGCCTGCCGCGCCCCTGTTGGAGGACGCGATCCGACGGGGAGCTGCCCGGCGGCCCCTCGTGATCGGCGACCGGCTGGACACCGACATCGAGGGCGCCGACGCCGTCGGCGCCGACTCGCTGCTCGTCCTGACCGGCGTGAGCACCGTCGCCGACCTGCTCCGCGCCCCCGCCCGGCAGCGACCCACCTACGTCGCCGGGTCGCTGACCTCCCTCGACGAGCCGGCCGAGCGGCTGCGTCCCGCCGCGGACCCGGCGTGGACGGTGACCGTCGACGGCGGTGATCTTCACCTCGCCGCCACCGGGGACTCCGACGACCCGATGCAGGCGCTGCGAGCCGTGCTCGATCTCGCCTGGGCCGAGCCCGCATTCGGGCAGGTCGTGGCCGACGACGCACGCGCCCGGGCCGTTCTCGCGGCATGGGGTGTGCCGGCCTGA